In the genome of Pseudanabaena mucicola str. Chao 1806, the window AACCGAGTTCCTGATCCGCCTGCCATTAATACAGCTCGCATAGATCCTCCGAATGACAATACGTAATAGGATTAGGCTCTAGTATCGTTTAAATTTGCGATAAAGCAATGAAAATAAACCTTAATCCTGTAGCTGATCCTCGCACAAAAATTATTGTGGCGCTAGATTTTCCATCGGTGCGCGAAGCGATCAAGTTATGCGATCGCCTACCTCAAGTTAGCTTCTGGAAAGTCGGTCTAGAGCTGTTTATCGCTGATGGTAATACGATTTTACGGGAACTAAAAGCGCGAAATAAAAAAATATTTCTCGATTTAAAGCTCCACGATATCCCTAATACTGTCGCCTCAGCTACTCGTGTTGCGACAAAATATGGTGCTGATTTCCTCACAATTCATGCATCTGGGGGTAGGGCGATGATGCAAGCCGCGCAAGCTGAGGTAGCGGGATCGTCAACGCAACTGTTGGCAGTGTCGCTATTAACCAGTATTTCGGCTGAAGCTCTAAAATCTGATTTACAAGTTCCCATCGAAGTCTCAGACTATGTTTCTAAATTGGTATTACTAGCCCAAGCAAGCGGACTGAGTGGCGCAGTTTGTTCTCCACATGAGGTGGCAAATTTGCGATCGCTCCTCAAGTCAAGGGGAGTCGATGAATTTTGTTTTGTGACCCCTGGGGTACGCCCCGCAGGTTCAGCAGTTGGCGATCAAAGTAGAGTAATGACACCAAAAGAAGCGATCGCCGCAGGGGCAAATTATTTAGTAATTGGCAGACCAATTAACGCTGCATCTGATCCCGTTTTAGCTTGGGAACAAATCTGTCAAGATTGTGTCTATTGATTGCCGATGTATAAATAATTACAAATAATATTTATCTAGAGCAAAATGCTAACCACTATGGTTATGAATTACCCTTTGTTGGGGAATATTAGAAAAAGGTCAAGTTAAATTGCTTAGGGATATGTTTCTCGGATGCATATCTTAATTACAAGATTCAATCTAGAACAAACCAAATAAATCATGAAAAAACTAAATTCATTAATTCTTACGACTTGTGTACTAATTGGGTTTGCTTTTGCTTGGAAACAATTGCCAGCGATCGCTGAATCTTGGAGTAATGCTGATACTAAGGGGCTTGTGAAATCTAAGGGGGATCTTGCACCAGAAAAGTTATTACAAAAGTTAAATCTATCCGAGGAGCAAAAGAAAAAAATTGCGAGAATTTTTGGAGAGACTAATTCAAAGATCTTCCAAATTCTCAATCCTGAGCAACGTAAGAAATTAGAAGCTGGCATCAAATCAAAGCAAAATGTTGAGGCTATTATTAGTTCTCTAAATCTATCTGCTGAACAAAAGCAAAGGATTGGGGGCATAGTTACTGAGCGACGCAATCAGATCCTTGCGATTTTGACTCCTGAACAGAAGAAAAAACTGGCAGATCTCGTTAACAATAAATAGAG includes:
- the pyrF gene encoding orotidine-5'-phosphate decarboxylase — encoded protein: MKINLNPVADPRTKIIVALDFPSVREAIKLCDRLPQVSFWKVGLELFIADGNTILRELKARNKKIFLDLKLHDIPNTVASATRVATKYGADFLTIHASGGRAMMQAAQAEVAGSSTQLLAVSLLTSISAEALKSDLQVPIEVSDYVSKLVLLAQASGLSGAVCSPHEVANLRSLLKSRGVDEFCFVTPGVRPAGSAVGDQSRVMTPKEAIAAGANYLVIGRPINAASDPVLAWEQICQDCVY
- a CDS encoding Spy/CpxP family protein refolding chaperone, whose product is MKKLNSLILTTCVLIGFAFAWKQLPAIAESWSNADTKGLVKSKGDLAPEKLLQKLNLSEEQKKKIARIFGETNSKIFQILNPEQRKKLEAGIKSKQNVEAIISSLNLSAEQKQRIGGIVTERRNQILAILTPEQKKKLADLVNNK